The sequence below is a genomic window from Neodiprion pinetum isolate iyNeoPine1 chromosome 7, iyNeoPine1.2, whole genome shotgun sequence.
GGGCGAATATCTAAACTAAATTATTCTTTctaaaatgtataatatatattatataatatataatataaaatatatattatataatatataatatactataaATGTATAACTGTTTGTCTTATATTTTGTACAGAAACACACAGGTAtgttcgataaattttatattcaatcaaTAAGTATATATTTCGCGTAATACTGATGTTTCAAGTATTACCCAGACACGTGTAAGACACATAAATAACACATGGTTCAATGactattaattttcaatctgaATCTCTGTATTTATTTCGTTTGCAGACTCCtgttagaaattcaaaaaatcacGACTCTCGTTCTTCAatgtacgtacgtaaataCACTGGAATGTAAAATAATGCGGCTGAAGTGTCACAGCGTATAATACTAATCTAAGATCTAAGTCATCGGAGAACCCCGCAATCATCTTATAGGATTTGGGGGTCAGCGAAATCATCtggattttttatattttgtagtTCTTggcattttgaaaaatacttctCCATGGACATGACCTTTCGCTATCGATAGTTTCGGCGCTAGAAAAATACACATCCGGCAGATTTATCGCTAAACTGTGAATTAAAAAGTACAAAATTGGTGGAACGTAAAGATCAACCGACAAGCAATTCGATGCAATTATCACTTTGGCCGTActgatatttttatcgtttGAGATATCGCGTCGAATATGCCGCCGGTCGACATAACTTACAAATTAATCTGTCTGGTTTTTCCcagttttatcgaaaattatGCGGAACAGCACAGGTGAGAGTACTATATGTCGATGGATTTTACCAACCAACGACTGTGGTTATGATCGTCCTGACAAATAGCGATCAGTGACAGTGCGATGCCAAATATTACTGGTATACATCAGTGGGTGGGAAATATACGAGCCTTGACGAGAAGTTAGCTTCAACCGAAAGGGGATTTGGGGTATTGGGCTCCTCGAGAGATCTCGACGCTCGAATCTCTCGCAATACGTTCGCGGCAAAGTTCAGAGCTGTTGTGAACAATGGCGACGTTTCGACAGAAGTGACATCCTCGTTATCAAATGTGTTTTTACTTTGTAATATTAGCGATTTTTTTAGATGTTAGGTACGACTTGTCGAATCTAGTGTTAATTTACTAATAAAACGGTATGGCAGGTAACGTGAACGCGTTGTCCAGTGATATAAGTCGACGAAATCCGCAGGATGAATACGAACTGATACAGAGGATAGGCAGTGGTACCTACGGCGACGTTTATAAGGTTATTACCGGTTACATTTAGCTAAATTCGTCGATCCTTTCCCTCCCAAACTTCATACGACTTTATCTTTCAGGCAAAAAGACTTTCCATGAACGATCTCGCTGCTATCAAGGTTATCAAACTCGAGCCAGGTAGGTCAATCTGCCATTCAAGACAGACTCTTAATAGACTCTCAACTCCTCGTCACCTCCTCGTCACCCCATCTCTGCTATTCTCACCTATTGTATCATCCCTGGCTATTGTCAGATGAGACACTCGACGTTCACGACCATTATTCACCATTTCACTCAAACGTCACCGTCGTCACATTTGCTTACAACTTGTATTATGTTTATTCTCTAGGGGATGATTTTGCAATTATTCAACAAGAAATCTTAATGATGAAAGACTGCAAGCATCCCAATATCATCGCGTACTACGGAAGCTATCTTAGAAGGGATAAACTATGGATTTGCATGGAGTACTGCGGGGGTGGTTCTCTCCAAGACATATACCACAGTAAGTAATATTGGTGTTTTACGTTCCCACGTGAATGAACTTGATGTCTTACAATGGAAAATACCTgatatttgataaatattttttgtcacGTATTTCTAGTTACTGGACCACTCTCGGAGATTCAGATAGCTTACATGTGCAGAGAGACGCTACTTGGGCTATCCTATCTCCACGAGAAAGGAAAGATGCACAGAGATATCAAAGGTGCGAATATACTGCTCACGGAGAACGGGGATGTAAAACTTGCAGATTTTGGCGTATCTGCTCAAATCACAGCTACGATAAACAAGAGAAAAAGTTTCATAGGAACACCTTACTGGATGGCGCCTGAGGTACCTTTTACATATATTACACTTGAACAGCTTCAATCAATTATCCACATACTTGTGtttgtttaaaatatattatcgCCTCAACCAGGTTGCAGCTGTTGAGAGGAAGGGTGGTTATAATCAGCTCTGTGATATTTGGGCTTGTGGAATAACAGCTATCGAGCTGGCAGAGCTACAACCTCCTATGTTTGATCTGCACCCTATGAGAGCGCTTTTTCTCATGTCAAAATCTGGCTTCAAGCCCCCAACGTTGAAAGATAGGGATAAGTGGAGTCCGACGTTTCACAATTTCGTCAAAGTTGCTCTGACTAAAAATCCTAAGAAAAGACCGACGGCGGATAAATTATTGCAGgtaatatcaaaaaaatgttgcgCTTTTTGGTATAAGAGTGTACTCAAATTTCATGTTGAATTTTCTATGTATATTACAAATTTACAGCACGCCTTTTTCCAAGGTGATATGAGTAAAAGACTGGCTTTGGAATTGCTCCAAAAAGTATCGAATCCAAGTCACATGTTCACAGAACTTGAACCCGACGATGACGGTGCGGTACCAAACGTCCCCCAGCGTATAGCGTCACGGCACACTGCCAGATCCCGACCAAAAAGTCCCATTCCACAGTTAGATAGCGATGGTAAAATTGATACTACCATTTGAAAACTGTACGTTGATCGACAGAAATTTTTGCTCATAAAATACGATTTTTTGCAGATCGAATTAATTTAGGTGAGGATACGTTACAGAGAGAATCAGTAGCCCCTTCTGTAGATAGTAATCCCGCCTGGGATATCATAGACATCATGAACAACGTCAAGGTAACAGAATGTTTTTGCACTGTCtataattgacaaaaatgCGGTAGTAAACTAAATTTCCATATCTATGCGTGTTCTTTTGTTCTCTACAGACTGTACATAATTGTGACGTGCATCCGGATTGTGGAATAGGAACTGCGTTCGAAGATGTCCCAGAAAAGTGagttatttttccttattatgTAACCTATCATGCGGTGTCTAGGTACTTGTTATTCTACATTCAAACTACAGATTCGACAAAAGTTCGAAATCGGGTTTGATGTTACTCGTTCATTTCCACTAACTTGTGTTAATCTTTCAATTACTCACCATCTGAAATGTACATGATAATTGCAGTGATTTTTAGCAAATGCTGAGAGTGCTGAGATTTTAGCCGACAATTATTCATTTGCTGagaatttctcaattttctatgATACACAGATGTGTCTGAGCCATAAAATATTCTGGTGAACATATCCATTTCCTGCACAAATATACTCTCATCATTGACAGATCATTCAAATCATTGCATACAAGTACTTCATCTTTATCAAATGGTAATTTTCACTAACACTGCATagattataggtatatatatatatatatatatatatatatatatacaatatatatccCACCTGCTCTAGTGAACGTTGAACGAGAGTAGATGCtctgtgtataaataaaaacaatactTTTGTTTGGTTCAATAATTGCAAATCGATAATTCGACCAACCATATtcgtaatttttaatacatcCACTTACTGTTTTTTCTATTGAATGTTCCAAAGATTGAAACTAGCACGCTTGCTTATGCTTTTTGTATCTTGATCGTagtttaaattattcaacatgTCAATAGAATATTTGAACCTAGAAAACTACGATACACTACATCATCTTGCTGAGTATGAATGTGGCAAAAGAGTTTCCAAAATTATTCGTCAGGGCTAagcttttcttttctgtaaCAGTAAGCATGGAGCTAGAGTCACAACCGATAGTAGACTGTCACGTCGAAGCAAAACAGGCACCGAGATTTTTCATATGAGCCTCAGGTAATTGGCAAGAAAGAGTTTCGCTTGGTGTGAAGGTGCCtataaatttgtcaaaaaaaaaaaaaaaaaaaacacaaaaccTCTTTCAGGTGATAACGAAATATTTGATaacacaaacaaaaaaaaaaaccacaagtATAGAGcttctgaataaaaatgcTTTCTCTAAATCGGAGTTGGTTCTTATAACGATAATACCGAatacctgaaaaattttaaagtatGCGAAACACAACAATCagtaaacattgaaaaatccaGCATGTGCACGGGCATGATCGATTAGTGGTTAGCATTTTTTTAAGAATCTTTATCAGAGTTCTCGTGCTaacataatttaaaaaattctaatctCTGATATATTTTACATGTCAACTACACTTCTTATTGTGTAGTGTTGAGACATCTAAACTTTGTCTGATACTATATGTTATAACATACCCGTAGTATTGGTTTGATTTTATAGGATCATTCCATGTCATTTAACTTGAATGGATAACACCACTGGTAAATCTGCTACATACCGTATAAACCTGTCGAACTTACAGGGTAGGGATCGGCTCACTGTACTTAATCATGCAGCCACTCGTATTTCTGCGTAACCTAATTGATTAACTAATTTCATTACTAAAATTTTGTCGTTTCCAACGTAAcgttaatttctttttatcagtttgtaattgtaataatttctcCCAACAGGAGTCTATTGCAGTACATTGATGAGGAGTTGTTGCTAAGGTATTGGCAGGTAACCTTTTCCCTTGCATCTTGCACCTTGCACTCATGCTTcctgtttttaattttttttttaaattttcatcttatCATATACACATTTTAACGCCTTGCGCGATCATTTGCTGTTTTTGTCATGTGTTACTGAAATCGTTCAAGTTGATAGACTGAGAAAAGTGCTGCATTTagtaacttattgttagtgttTCTTTTTAAGGTTGAAAATCCAATACGAATCACAGCATCAAAGTAATACTATCAATTTAATAACTGAAACAAAAGCGCTTGCATCATTAAACAGTACCTACTTGACATCCATCGTTTGTAGAAAATCTCCTTTCGAAAGCTTCATTCGTCTGAAATACCTTGTAAGAGACTTACTTCGGTCATTAGAGTAATTATTCGGTACAAGTCTTGTTTTACTTTCATAACAGCTTCCAATTTATTACAGCATGAGTCGTTGAACTTATTGCGAGAAAATAATGTAAATGCAATATGAGCTTGTTTCAAGGTACAGTATTTATTCGATGTACGTATCAGGATTGTTGCACGACAATTagtttatttatcttttttttttttacctccaaGCTTTCGCGCTACCTATGCTGGTGGTGGACGTAAAATAAAACCGCTTAGAACCTGATTGAATTAGTGATTTTTCCCAATCCCCTACCGATACTCAAAtagtaataaatttcatgtctttaaaatttcatatacTTTATATCGGTTGTCCAGATTAAAGATTATTTACTGCCATTAGATCTTACACCAACTCttgacaattttcaacaaaacgcGATGTGTGCTAGCCAATGTAGTTTTAAATCACACATACGAACATGAATTAGACGAAATACATAGGCAGCAGGAAATGAGACTTGAGTGCTTGACGATGAACGATGGTATACAGGAAAAGATTATAGTGGGCAAGaatacgaaaagaaaaagaaaatgaaaaaaaaaaaaaaaaaaaaatgaaacaacagATAGTTTTTCTCTCGCGTGTGTGACCTCGTATTTCCTGTGTGCAGGGGGAATGCAATGTCGATGGTTGCTGGGCATTGCGATCAGCTATATTCCCTGCAGTAAGTAACTAAAATGCTATCATACAACAGTAGTTGACATCAAACGTTGCTATTCTTAGAATCGACATcgctgtacatacataccttaGCGAAATCACTGAAGAAAAACTTGCACGTCCTAACGAATTCCTAAACACATTTTCTAACACTCTCATAAGAATACTACAAGTACTACTACGACCTTATTTAATAGCTCTTTCATATCTTCAAGGCAGTCATTATTTCACGGTGTACGTTATTCATACTTCATTCGGTTTTGTCTTTTCTTTCCACTAACTTGCTGATAATCTACAAGCTGTGTATTTAAATGCGATTAACGGTTGTGACTCGATCAGTTAACATTTCATGAgtgttgaatttgttttttcagaGCCACTCTGCCTCTTGGAGAATCGTCGGGTGACTGTGAGGTACATCGGGACTACTATAACAACGTGACTGGTGAGAATTAAAACACATCTTTCCACATTCTAACAAGTAGCCAAGTTACTGAATAATACAGTGAATcagtttaaaatatttcaataactgTTAGATCTTTTGGGAGGAGGAATTATTCGAACtaaagcaagaaaaaattaatcttttttttttcttatctcgtAATTTGGTGTTTGTTGaattattgtatgtatatttgtatttgTTTGAAATCGTGTTGTGTCGTTGTTGTTTGGATTCTATTAGAACTAGAAGTGGGAGTATTATTAGTCACTTTTGATAATCGACAGAGGGTAAgctttttcataaatttttttcactgtttaGATTGGCCAAGTGCAAGTTAGCCTTTACACAACGTATTTACACTTTTCTTACCTTCTTACAAGTTACCAGTTATTTGAAActtgtatgaatttttatactatGAAAAAGCTAAAACTAAAGGAATCAGTGTTAGAAAAGTTCAGAATGCTGTACGAGCAACCGTGCTGGAGGACGAGTAAGTTCTGGTACAGTATTGCTCTGACTCTTCGAGCTTAGCCAAGAGATTCAAGAATAGAAAAGTCAGAGCATCCTAATGATTTAAAACCACATAAAAAAAAGAGCATTTATCAACGAAAAGCTAATCTGACTTAACGccgaacaaattttttataatttagcCAGAAAACTATCACAAGTTTCCTCATGCCTAAGGATTCCGGTGGTTAGATTGCGTTTCATATTATTGCCAGTCAAAAGGCCTCTCTCCTGTATCGTTTAACGTTAGGTAGTAGTGTACAGAGTAGGTTGGGTGCGTAGGGTCGCAAGCGAGTCCTAGACGTCACAGCTCTGTGGATGAGTTGTACAGCTTGGTGAGTGGCTCCCTTTCCTTGGCAGCTGTTAGCGGACAACGTCAGCGATCGCTCTCGGACAGTGCACCGAGAGATGACCTGCCAAGGTCCAATGGTAGGAGCACGCTTGATCAATTTCAGTCACGTCATAGCTTTGTGGATATATGAAAGAACGCCATTGCCATTTTGTTACCACAGCCTTATATCGCTTAACCGATGTTACCCTAACTTATTTTACATCAAAGTTGAACCAAAAATGTCTGCCTTACTTCACACTGTATGTATCGTTAAAGAAAAAGGATGATGTTCCAAAGTTAGTATCGAATGTCAATTGGATCTCGGATCGCTCGATTGTTCAATTCCAATTCTAGGGGATGGTAACGAAGCACCTGGAAATGGGGAGGGCGAGGGAGTGGGACCCGATCTCTTGACGGACACACCTCCCATACCTCCTCGGCGAAGGGATAGGAAGAGGCATACACCGCCACGGCCTGTGAGCAACGGGCTTCCTCCGACACCAAAAGTGCACATGGGAGCGTGTTTTTCGAAGGTATGTTACGCGGCCCATTTTTCTAACCTTTTTGCTTTgcacacaatatttttcgagtgTTCTATGAGAATGATGAACTTTTTTGAACAGGTATTCAATGGCTGCCCATTGAGGATACATTGTACAGCAAGTTGGATTCACCCGGACACGAGAGATCAGCACTTACTCATAGCTGCCGAAGAAGGTATCTACAACTTGAATCTGAACGAATTACACGAAACTGCTATCGATCAGCTGTATCCAAGACGAACTATTTGGATGTATGTCATTAAGGACGTCCTCATGTCCTTATCTGGTTGGTATACTCGACTCGGACTGTCTCGTTCCACTTACAGTTGTAGCAAGTTTTTGATGGAAAGtgagtttctgaaaaattgagCCTTCAATGCTTTGAACTTTCAGGCAAAACTCCTCAGCTGTACAGGCACGACCTTTTGGCAATGCAAAGCAAACAAACGCACAGGTTTTCGTTGCATATGAACAGAATACCCGAGAGATTAGTGCCAAGGAAATTCGCTCTGACCACCAAAGTTCCGGACACAAAGGGGTGTTCGAAATGTTGCGTAGGTCGCAATCCTTATAACGGGTAAATGtcaaataaaatgatttttctttgaatatcAATATTCTTTTACACAACCGTATTTCGATCTAGGTATAAATACCTCTGTGGAGCTATGCCTGcgggaatatttttaatgcaGTGGTATGATCCGCTTAACAAATTTATGCTACTGAAACACTTTGATTGCACATTACCGTCACCTCTGAATGTATTCGAGATGGTTATTACTCCGGAGATGGAATATCCGATGGTATGTGTGTCGGTGAAGCAGGCGTATCaacagaataaattaaaactaGATTTGGTCAACATGAATTCCGGAGCAAGCTGGTTCCATAGCGACGAATTGGAAGACATGGATGGCTCAGGTAAGCCCTGCTTCGAGTTCGCGTATTATTTCACCAGCTAAATATCTTTACCGGTTGATTATATCTTTCATTTCGCAGCCACCGTTATTCCAAGGAGAGAGAACCTCCAAGTAATAAATGTAACGCAGCTCGAAAAAGACGCGATCTTAGTATGCTATGACAGTAAGTTTCTCTTTATCGCAGAGAAGAAAACCAAACATTGACCATAATCGCTGACGATGTTGAGATTATCAAacattttatcaattatttcagatttaaTTAAGGTAGTGACGCTCGTAGGGAATCCAAGAGTAAGCAAAAAGCAGATCTCGGAGCtccaatttcattttcaaatcgaatctatcAGTAAGTATGAAGAATTACAAATGAAATGATGGATCAGAAATATCGATTTCGAAACATCGAATCagttggaaatgaaaaataaaaatttcaagccgTTTCAATACACTCTTGGTTTTTGAATTTCCAGTTTGTTTACCGGACAGCGTATTAGCATTCCATAAACACGGCATGCAAGGAAGGAGTTTTAAAAATGGCGATATAACTCAAGAAATCGTTGATCCAAGTAGAACGTACAGGTTACTTGGATCTGACAAGTAAGTAGGAAGCAATGTTAATCCATACATTATTTCATTATCTTGCAGTGTCGATGTTTCATCAGAAAGACTCTTCGCTTTATGAACTTGTACGTTTTTCTTCACGTTGTCTTTGTTGTTTTCATTCTGAGAGACGAGGAGCAATAACTAACTCGTGATATGTCTACTTTGAACAGGGTTGTGATGCTGGAGAGCCATTTGGTTCACACAGGAACCTTGACGGAGTCCGAAGGGGCAGATTTGTATATACTCGCGGGACACGAAGCCAGCTATTAGTCTAGCACCTagccaatttatttgaattacaaGTAGCACGCCCATGgcgtataaaaaataagtcgTTTCTGTCAGCCAAAACtcattcaaataatttgatcCTAATGCACCGTGAACCATAGCGACTGTTGCTGAGatataaaaatctttgaaatctcATTCACACAAATGTCTTTGATAATCTTTTTCTTCGAGAGTTGCAATTCAGTGAAGTAATGCGTTTGAATTTCCCCTGTTAACTTGAATTCAATCTCGAGAAGGCACAAATTAGCAGGTATTGTTTTGTGCTTTTCTAACGTAGTCAACGTAACAAATTACCTATAATCGTTTGCATAAAATGTATTAGTCTAAGGTATGTATACAGTGTACATAATATTGTTTATAGTATGTATATCGCAAAACCAATCATGTATACAATCgacaaaaaaagttttactgCATCTGAAGCTTGCAATTGAATCTTTACGGCAAGATCGAGCATCCCTTTggtttattgaaaataaacacaCGTTGGTTGTAAAATCTCTTCACAGTCCCTATGGTATACTGTTTGATGGCTAGAATAGTAGcatagttattattattattcataatcgTCATCGtagtcatcatcatcatcatcatcatcatcatcatcatcatcatcatcatcatcatcatcatcatcatcatcatcataatcatcattgttattattatttaaccAAGTGAAACACTCCTTAAAATAAACGTGAATGTTTTGTTTACTCGTCGACAACGACgtgcatacatttttcttgAGTGTTCTGCGATGAATATATCATTATTACATACAGTAACAAATGGAGATTATCGCATGTtcatggagaaaaaaaaaaaagaaagaaagaataagCTAATAACCTGTAGATCAAAGTAATGTGATGTGATCGGCTTCAAGAGCGGGATAATAACTATTAAATCCTTATTGAAGTTGTGTATTTTCTTGTTGCTAAGTGCGTAAATATCTAATAAGACAATCAAAGAGTaccggatgaaaaaattggacgACAAAGAAAATGCATAcactatatatacatatacatatatatatatatatgtatgtatgtatacgaatatatatatatatattatatatgtatgcatacgcATACATAGCCACACACATGTCCACACATCCACACCCAGATCGATTAGTAAGTTCAATAAGAAGAGACAAATCTTTGTCGTTGAATGTTCTTTCGTCTAGTCTTGTACTCTTAGGTTGTTGCTAACCAaagtttttattataaaatgtaatacgaaattttttgCCGACGTAATTCAATCCCTTTAAAAGAATGGAGCTAAACTAGTTCATAGAACTTTTACAGAAGTTTTCGGATTGACAATTTTGCGATGTAAATACAATgcaagaaaaatgaagaaagtaTTATactatattaaaaatatttcattcatttattacGTACGTAAGGATTGACTGCTTACACTTTCATgctaaattataaataaaatattaacgCATAACGGCCGTGCATGCGAAAATGATGTAGGATACAATAATCTTGAACACGACACGCCTTTCATTGGCACTTCCATCTTAACAATTGAttagaaatttgaagaaaaaggaaaaaaaaaaaagaaacaattccTACATCGTTTGAGCCATAAAGTTTCGTGTAATATAtagattaaaaattacaatgcaCGTTTGCTTTCGAAGTGTCCAGCATGCCAATGTAAGTTgctaaaatgtatttataattacCAAGTTTGGTAGTGCGGATAGTTTTTCTTGAGGTAAGACGCTGTCTCTTGATTagtaattgaatataaatattttacaatctAGCCAACTCGTTGTCGGTTAAGaatgcaaaataaatatatcgcGTTATTATCCCTTTTATTGCATTCAATTTGCATTTAGAATAAAATCGATTATTCATACATCTTTGTCTCTGATTAATATCTCACGGTAACGGGTGATAAACTTGTAATGTTTGGAAAGAATATAACGCGATTGTTTGTTTTGAGCGAAAGACGTTACAAATAAGAATCATGACAACGAGAAAGAAATAGCAGCtgtaataattatgtaatataGTAACTCAAGTAACTTACCTCGTGTCGTAAACAccaaattgagaaaaaaaaatactcaatcAAACTTTGCATTAATCAAAGTATTAGTGTAAAATTGTGTCTGTCATGCATGTTTAAAGTTGGGCAAATATTGTATCGTTTTTGCTGCTAAACTTTTTttgatttaagaaaaaaaaaaattaacgaaaatgtCGACAAAAAAAACTATGTCTTCCCATGgcagtaaaaatttgaagtcaggaaaggagaagaaaaaccaaGACGTAGAATTCgggtttgaaattcatttatttatatcgttATTATggttgtaattaattattactattaatattattattattatcatcatcatcactattattattctgttataACAACTCTCGGCTATTCGAGGTACGTATTTTGTCAAAGAGAAATTTCAACGTAGTACGATATTAAAATCTTAAGTCAACCAATACTGTAATTACTTGTTTGGATGCGAAAAAGGAAATAGTACtacaatatatttaaaatttggaataacAAAGAATAGTCGGAAGAGATAagcgttgaaatttttgaagtgaCTGGTAACCATCCAAAATTCGTAGTAGATCCTACACACGTCGTATTAGTTAAACATTTGGTTCATTaacattgtgaaaattttcagactcGTCGTAATAGTGATATTACTTGtggaagagaagaagaggaaggagagaaaaatcagATCCAACGCTGTTCTATTTATCTATTCCATTCCACGTTGCTctgttacatatttttcaagtatagTGTTCGTAGTAGTCATAAAGTTGCAATTCCTCATTTATCACAACGACAATAAACATTCGAATtaacacaatatatatataactcgCATGTCGAGTGTTTGACTTAAAAGTTGAATTTAAGGGCAAACTTGTTGAGGTCAGACTCGATGCGAGTGGAAGGAAAACGgtaggagagagagagaccaGCTGTTGTTG
It includes:
- the hppy gene encoding mitogen-activated protein kinase kinase kinase kinase 5 isoform X11, with the protein product MAGNVNALSSDISRRNPQDEYELIQRIGSGTYGDVYKAKRLSMNDLAAIKVIKLEPGDDFAIIQQEILMMKDCKHPNIIAYYGSYLRRDKLWICMEYCGGGSLQDIYHITGPLSEIQIAYMCRETLLGLSYLHEKGKMHRDIKGANILLTENGDVKLADFGVSAQITATINKRKSFIGTPYWMAPEVAAVERKGGYNQLCDIWACGITAIELAELQPPMFDLHPMRALFLMSKSGFKPPTLKDRDKWSPTFHNFVKVALTKNPKKRPTADKLLQHAFFQGDMSKRLALELLQKVSNPSHMFTELEPDDDGAVPNVPQRIASRHTARSRPKSPIPQLDSDDRINLGEDTLQRESVAPSVDSNPAWDIIDIMNNVKTVHNCDVHPDCGIGTAFEDVPEKATLPLGESSGDCEVHRDYYNNVTGDGNEAPGNGEGEGVGPDLLTDTPPIPPRRRDRKRHTPPRPVSNGLPPTPKVHMGACFSKVFNGCPLRIHCTASWIHPDTRDQHLLIAAEEGIYNLNLNELHETAIDQLYPRRTIWMYVIKDVLMSLSGKTPQLYRHDLLAMQSKQTHRFSLHMNRIPERLVPRKFALTTKVPDTKGCSKCCVGRNPYNGYKYLCGAMPAGIFLMQWYDPLNKFMLLKHFDCTLPSPLNVFEMVITPEMEYPMVCVSVKQAYQQNKLKLDLVNMNSGASWFHSDELEDMDGSATVIPRRENLQVINVTQLEKDAILVCYDNLIKVVTLVGNPRVSKKQISELQFHFQIESIICLPDSVLAFHKHGMQGRSFKNGDITQEIVDPSRTYRLLGSDKVVMLESHLVHTGTLTESEGADLYILAGHEASY
- the hppy gene encoding mitogen-activated protein kinase kinase kinase kinase 5 isoform X5 — protein: MAGNVNALSSDISRRNPQDEYELIQRIGSGTYGDVYKAKRLSMNDLAAIKVIKLEPGDDFAIIQQEILMMKDCKHPNIIAYYGSYLRRDKLWICMEYCGGGSLQDIYHITGPLSEIQIAYMCRETLLGLSYLHEKGKMHRDIKGANILLTENGDVKLADFGVSAQITATINKRKSFIGTPYWMAPEVAAVERKGGYNQLCDIWACGITAIELAELQPPMFDLHPMRALFLMSKSGFKPPTLKDRDKWSPTFHNFVKVALTKNPKKRPTADKLLQHAFFQGDMSKRLALELLQKVSNPSHMFTELEPDDDGAVPNVPQRIASRHTARSRPKSPIPQLDSDDRINLGEDTLQRESVAPSVDSNPAWDIIDIMNNVKTVHNCDVHPDCGIGTAFEDVPEKGNAMSMVAGHCDQLYSLQATLPLGESSGDCEVHRDYYNNVTGSQASPRRHSSVDELYSLVSGSLSLAAVSGQRQRSLSDSAPRDDLPRSNGDGNEAPGNGEGEGVGPDLLTDTPPIPPRRRDRKRHTPPRPVSNGLPPTPKVHMGACFSKVFNGCPLRIHCTASWIHPDTRDQHLLIAAEEGIYNLNLNELHETAIDQLYPRRTIWMYVIKDVLMSLSGKTPQLYRHDLLAMQSKQTHRFSLHMNRIPERLVPRKFALTTKVPDTKGCSKCCVGRNPYNGYKYLCGAMPAGIFLMQWYDPLNKFMLLKHFDCTLPSPLNVFEMVITPEMEYPMVCVSVKQAYQQNKLKLDLVNMNSGASWFHSDELEDMDGSATVIPRRENLQVINVTQLEKDAILVCYDNLIKVVTLVGNPRVSKKQISELQFHFQIESIICLPDSVLAFHKHGMQGRSFKNGDITQEIVDPSRTYRLLGSDKVVMLESHLVHTGTLTESEGADLYILAGHEASY